One segment of Falco peregrinus isolate bFalPer1 chromosome 4, bFalPer1.pri, whole genome shotgun sequence DNA contains the following:
- the SLAIN1 gene encoding SLAIN motif-containing protein 1 isoform X2, giving the protein MGYKLQDLTDVQIMARLQEESLRQDYASTSASVSRHSSSVSLHVGKKGTCGDQEYDRYSLEDEEEFDHLPPPQPRLTRCSPFQRGIPHSQTFSSIRDCRRSPTSPHFPSNTYQQPYYSPQAQTPEQQPSRINGDKLRRSMPNLARMPSTPTINSNTGFATSPVTVRNSQSFDSSLHGASNGISRMQSCIPSPGQLQHRVHSVGHFPVSVRQPLKATAYVSPTVQGSSSNSSIPVSNNVQLYSNTGIPMPNKTASQGIVGRSALPRPSLAINGSGIPRSKIAQPVRSFLQPPKPLSSLSAMRDGNWRDGCY; this is encoded by the exons GCCTTAGGCAGGATTATGCTTCAACTTCAGCATCTGTGTCAAGGCACAGTTCAAGCGTCTCTCTGCATGTGGGAAAGAAAGGGACGTGCGGTGACCAGGAATATGATCGCTATAGTCTTGAGGATGAGGAAGAGTTTGACCACCTTCCACCTCCGCAGCCACGGCTGACTCGCTGCTCCCCCTTCCAGAGAGGAATTCCTCATTCACAGACTTTCTCCAGCATCCGGGACTGCAGGAGGAGCCCTACCTCCCCACACTTCCCTTCAAATACCTATCAGCAGCCCTACTACTCTCCTCAAGCCCAAACTCCAGAGCAGCAACCAAGTAGGATTAATGGAG ATAAACTTCGGAGAAGCATGCCTAACCTCGCGCGGATGCCAAGTACCCCCACCATTAACAGTAACACTGGCTTTGCTACTTCTCCAGTCACTGTGAGGAACAGTCAGAGCTTTGACTCCAGTTTGCATGGAGCGAGTAATGGGATTTCAAGGATGCAGTCATGTA TTCCATCACCAGGACAGCTTCAACACAGAGTTCACAGTGTGGGACATTTTCCAGTGTCTGTCAGACAGCCTCTCAAGGCTACTGCCTACGTAAGCCCAACCGTACAAGGCAGCAGTAGTAATAGCAGTATTCCAGTGTCCAACAACGTGCAGTTATATTCTAACACTGGGATCCCGATGCCAAACAAGACTGCCAGTCAAGGGATTGTAGGGCGCAGTGCCCTTCCAAGACCATCACTGGCCATCAATGGGAGTGGCATACCCAGAAGTAAAATTGCACAGCCAGTACGAAG ttttcttcagcCTCCAAAGCCACTTTCGTCACTCAGCGCAATGCGGGATGGGAACTGGAGAGATGGCTGCTATTGA